From one Geoalkalibacter halelectricus genomic stretch:
- a CDS encoding VC_2705 family sodium/solute symporter has product MGKKTLTTGTAALLMVCLAASVGLAQEAGRAGEEIFQLEPGFKDIPALIMVTLMAVYVGVGFLSRVSTTSGYWVAGQGIGKYGNGAAIASDWMSAASFMGVAGLLYLQGWFGLGYIIGWTGGYVLLLVLLAAQLRRFGKYTIPEFLGDRFDSHGVRLFAATVTVIIAITYATAQFKGIGLICGWIFGMNYAASVFFAAGVVLAYMLISGMAGVTRNQQIQYVVLISAFLIPLWILMKKAGGAGILPQLEYGRLLSDLMEGRTAVGVLEGEELMKATKAYLPWGTGGTIYHFIALVFTLMVGTAGLPHIMIRFYTVKNEDTARRSVLWGLFFIGLLYWSSPVYAALGKFWNPLGGRAVADVIILSAPERADLGIAFIGYLAAGAMAAGISTVAGLLVAGASAVAHDWYATVFRPHSTDKQQLFVGRVFTAVLCGIVVLIALNPPALIAQIVAMAFAIAGNTIFPACVLAVWYSRANKYGALAGMTFGLAMTLLAMFGWILNVPAFTATGILPATSSALIVCPLAFLIIILVSNLTQDKISDASLERSYQVLRKLHKLPAPQTGTTSSPGELGR; this is encoded by the coding sequence ATGGGCAAGAAAACACTGACGACCGGCACAGCCGCGTTGCTGATGGTCTGCCTGGCGGCCTCCGTGGGTCTGGCACAGGAGGCCGGGCGTGCCGGGGAAGAGATTTTTCAGCTCGAACCGGGCTTCAAGGACATCCCCGCCCTCATCATGGTGACCCTTATGGCGGTCTATGTGGGCGTGGGCTTTCTCTCGCGCGTCTCCACCACCTCGGGCTACTGGGTCGCCGGTCAGGGCATCGGTAAATACGGCAACGGCGCCGCAATCGCCTCGGATTGGATGTCGGCGGCCTCCTTCATGGGGGTGGCCGGCCTACTTTACCTGCAGGGCTGGTTCGGCCTGGGCTACATCATCGGCTGGACCGGCGGCTACGTGCTGCTGCTGGTGCTGCTCGCGGCGCAACTGCGGCGCTTTGGCAAATACACCATCCCCGAGTTTCTCGGCGACCGTTTCGACTCCCACGGCGTGCGCCTGTTCGCCGCCACGGTCACGGTCATCATCGCCATTACCTACGCCACCGCCCAGTTCAAGGGCATCGGGCTGATCTGCGGCTGGATTTTCGGCATGAACTACGCCGCCAGTGTGTTCTTCGCCGCCGGTGTGGTACTCGCCTACATGCTGATCTCGGGCATGGCGGGCGTCACCCGCAACCAGCAGATCCAGTACGTGGTGCTGATTTCGGCGTTTCTCATCCCCCTGTGGATTTTGATGAAAAAAGCCGGCGGCGCTGGCATCCTGCCCCAGCTCGAGTACGGGCGCCTGCTCTCCGACCTGATGGAGGGACGCACCGCCGTCGGTGTCCTGGAGGGCGAGGAGTTGATGAAAGCCACCAAGGCCTACCTGCCCTGGGGCACGGGCGGCACCATCTACCACTTCATCGCCCTGGTCTTCACCCTGATGGTCGGCACCGCGGGTCTGCCGCACATCATGATCCGCTTCTACACGGTGAAGAACGAAGACACGGCCCGCCGCAGCGTACTTTGGGGGTTGTTCTTCATCGGGCTGCTGTACTGGTCGTCGCCGGTCTACGCGGCCCTGGGCAAATTCTGGAACCCCCTGGGCGGACGCGCCGTGGCCGACGTCATCATCCTCTCCGCCCCGGAGCGCGCCGATCTCGGCATCGCCTTCATCGGCTATCTCGCCGCCGGCGCCATGGCTGCCGGCATCTCCACCGTCGCCGGTCTGCTGGTGGCCGGCGCCTCGGCCGTCGCCCACGACTGGTACGCCACCGTCTTCCGACCCCACTCCACCGACAAGCAGCAACTCTTCGTCGGACGCGTGTTCACCGCGGTGCTCTGCGGAATCGTGGTCCTCATCGCCCTCAACCCGCCCGCGCTCATCGCCCAGATCGTCGCCATGGCCTTCGCCATTGCCGGCAATACCATTTTTCCCGCCTGCGTGCTCGCGGTCTGGTATTCGCGGGCCAACAAGTACGGTGCCCTGGCCGGCATGACTTTCGGCTTGGCCATGACCCTGCTGGCCATGTTCGGCTGGATTCTCAACGTGCCGGCTTTCACCGCCACGGGCATCCTGCCGGCCACCTCCTCGGCCCTGATCGTCTGCCCGCTGGCTTTTCTCATCATCATCCTGGTCTCCAATCTGACCCAGGATAAAATCAGCGACGCGTCCCTGGAACGCAGCTACCAGGTCCTGCGCAAACTGCACAAACTGCCGGCCCCCCAGACGGGCACGACAAGCTCCCCCGGAGAACTCGGCCGGTGA